acctgccttcttgattgtccggtgtggtacattctggatcaaacaattttaaaacatttatacagttcaaagatgcgtaagaaagcgacaccgattactcaactttcgaagtaaaaagccgatcaagtccaccggattgccctacagacacgtattaatccgtaagagttagtcatcatgttgataataattatctaaagaaactcacgtgaaaatataaaattttaattgttatattaataatttaattataatttaataataataatttaatttaaaatgagtgagggctaggagatcatttggatcggtggagataggagttagcgggcgggaattgaggactgcttctatttctatgataagaatattacggtgttaagctcatatgtttctgtttctccactcgcgctgcgccataatatcctttgatatttccgatcctctggtcgtacgaggaattgccgatacattttctcgatgtcgccagtgagtacgtactgatgagcgcggaatctaattaatatacaaaataaattgtgaattgattcgagaatataggatttccccattttcatgattatcgtgatttttgtataaatatattttttaacatactaataattaggtacgtataaattagtattatcaattattttgcatttataattccgcctctagtataagtgttaattgaaaactaactttatgtttcaaaaagtactagcaaagtcgttgagtaacaagccactgatgctaacacaaatagcattgtcgtaattaaatatttctaaatattcatttttcattttgaacctgtagaaacaatttattatatatactattagctaagtaattgcatatttaattaagtcgaaatataaaacttagttattttaataatttagaaaataaaaaactgacaaacatttcaatttaatttatggttggaacaaaagacagttatttttcattaattgaaatattgcaatgcagagtactttccaaaatacgccgagagtattcctgatggtgaaacgagcgttgcttcatcgaacgcagctaaagaaaacaacatctatgtagttggtggtacgatgcctgaaatagagggcgataaattgtacaatacctgtactatttggggtcccgatggaactttgatagcaaaacaccgaaaggtaagtaatatattcctttatggctttgaatttgaaaatattggggtgaagaaagtgactctatctaggaataatttaggaatatacatatgtacatacgtatactataaccaattctataatttacggtttataaaatacgttatgatacgggaaacgcccatttttgttgtaatgtgtttgttgttgtataaatttttcacatacgaaaatacttattttttctcctttttaaacattattaaatgataagattttttaataaaagaaagtgataaaaacgctgtcagttattaaataaaaaataattaaagtttaggagttggtaactttgatattaaattacaaaagttgcagtaatagaattagcgaccacatttttatgttattaggtacatctattcgacatcgacattcctaataagattacttttcgagagagtgattcactcagtcctggtgactccctaacgacgttcgatgtgaagggctgcaaaataggtattggcatttgctatgatattagattcgaggaaatggcacgcatttatcggaacaaaggtacagtaacttaatcgatcaatacttaactagcaaaaaattaaatatctttcttaaatatattctatataaaattaatataatctgtaactctgtataaaaagaagcttaatttaaaaaaccagtatatttgctgaaaatgaaacaaataaaagaattaaaagcacaataagaggactgtcctcgcatattcagaaatgatggaatgtgaaccgtgcaactacgaagttaattggtattcggtggcttcatatttcctgcttctctgggttaggttgccaaatgctgatatatccagcggcattcaatatgaccactggaccattgcactggtcattacttcagcgttccagagcgaatgataatcaattatacgttgcctgcatatcaccggctcgtgttcgttaagcaagttacgtcgcatgcggacatacacagttgaccaatccatggggaaagattctttacgatttggaaatatattcaagagaatatggcagtcaccgatatcggtaatttacagcttaaaattaaaagcgagagatccatgatgtaattaatttttagtctcgttaatttatcgatttagccatcttcctctgtatttgttgaatttattagtaagcattacttattacttcgtatgtttcttttttctatcagatctaaaagttgttgaggaagtaagggctcggatacctacattttctcagagacgtacagatttgtacgacactgtctgtaagaaggagtaactctacactaaaacagaaaatgtttttttataatatttctactacgatatcctttttttgtgaattattactaatttcttatcatttgtactaaatgaatgactcgattaaaaaaactaaaacgttataaataataatctgtatatcttgtgtatcaacatgtaattggatattataataatataggaatgctataataatataggataataatataggagaataataatatagaaaaaaatacatgcttttaaacacctttaatatcgatcacataaattgttataattcacaatgattacgcatacataaaagaccccttgatagtaaaatttacgatcaaaaggcaattacgtatcgtttaacaacatttaatttataacaccttttaaacatttagacagattaacacataacacttcttatatataaacatcaattcgaagttatcagcttggataaattggtcgattaatacctgtagattgtctgtctcgatgaaagacttaaagagagcaaaaacatgataatgccgctaatataatattccttctttcttgtatctgtctgcctctcaggtcgttttactaattacaataagtaatttcgacttctttgcgctctcttttaacgcattcgagaccgaaagaaattcatatcagtcagtaggcaagggtataatatacatattttatatataacttatgttgttacgccgcctaaaacatctgcacgccagcccgcgcgaccggacaacaaccgacctgcgtaacgtcacttcgaccctcaataaacctaagggcccaccataactttcactttcctgtattgtttcgccatgtgtcgtcaatccgtttgtcctgaagaatttcttaagcctaaaagtattttcgacgcacatctggttttttagagaggtccttgggtttattagtcgcacttaaaacacggagaaagcgggtatgcacccatgaggaaaatccgaatagccctgtaataaaacaagctaggttttctcacgcacacagtcatctatccaccacgatggtaggagactccctactcatcccttcgagcagtaatgcaggtcatgaccaatcgacacctcggttcgttaccctcacttttcctaacgaaattgggaacaacgaatccgtgttctttaggcacaggggcacacccacaccgaacttttcttccgtattaaaaaaagagcgacagtcagtctaaaaactaacgcctaacgcggcagtctgcacatagcgcgagagtcgcatacttcccgcaaatctttgtcggttctcggtgtggtcgaacatacatcttctctcctaaatacatcatagtgctaagtccattaatacactaatttccagtataagagccctgctctagcgcacatatctatcgcatcgttgtgcgacaagttgttaactatttatttcggcATCAGTGTAGTCTAAGTGTtggacatatataatttataactctgtgaatcacagggttatacaaactcaatcgccccttattatctcaacggaaatcaggg
This portion of the Bombus vancouverensis nearcticus unplaced genomic scaffold, iyBomVanc1_principal scaffold0022, whole genome shotgun sequence genome encodes:
- the LOC143304081 gene encoding omega-amidase NIT2-A-like, producing MPEIEGDKLYNTCTIWGPDGTLIAKHRKVHLFDIDIPNKITFRESDSLSPGDSLTTFDVKGCKIGIGICYDIRFEEMARIYRNKGCQMLIYPAAFNMTTGPLHWSLLQRSRANDNQLYVACISPARVR